One region of Triticum aestivum cultivar Chinese Spring chromosome 6B, IWGSC CS RefSeq v2.1, whole genome shotgun sequence genomic DNA includes:
- the LOC123139667 gene encoding uncharacterized protein → MELFSVPRRGPELADVVALDSGEAKGHHHHHGTSQGGGHRYGRKVMKRGEREGENIRKGKGGAVRCCGRRRRRRRQAHDAVAGGRRDARAARGRGLGRVSLALAVKGKEGERAGSRSGAVALAAVAGELGARDTAAVEQEAEKPSGAREEQREIENGARVREERVGAGFDPAMRTVGRQISMNGPDRNPNPLWAFGPKVTAGQAEAGGFHLMSCLKEVPTLRGNNHTKWRKKVELAFICTDLDWVVVKPQPVRPTEPVREATDDDAAWAKKKGDYAPLEQSYLIDNQKWVNANKKCMAFIKNTIESAIVGSIPECTFAWELLTKIKSQFTGSSKIYATQVLEQLVTERYTGGSRGIREHILRMSNMAAKLKPMDADLEIKPALLVHLVMASLPQEFATFVVNYNMSPGTWDIEKTIAMCVQEEDRLKAAHGGSINYVKDWKKKNYNQNNKSSPSKNGKAPYQHQHQQQPFSVDKDTCLHCKQKGHYKKDCAAWLKSVMAKRGIPFDANYAKKRKTH, encoded by the exons aagaggggggagagggaaggggaaaACATCAGAAAAGGAAAGGGCGGCGCAGTGCGCTGCTgtggccgtcgccgccgtcgccggcggcagGCGCACGACGCGGTGGCCGGTGGGCGCAGAGACGCCCGAGCGGCACGGGGGAGAGGGCTTGGCAGAGTCTCTCTCGCGCTCGCTGTCAAAGGAAAGGAGGGGGAAAGGGCAGGCTCGCGCAGCGGCGCAGTGGCGCTGGCCGCCGTCGCCGGCGAGCTGGGCGCTAGAGACACCGCCGCCGTGGAGCAAGAGGCGGAGAAGCCGAGCGGCGCGCGAGAGGAACAGAGAGAGATCGAGAATGGGGCTAGGGTTCGGGAGGAACGGGTCGGCGCTGGTTTTGATCCAGCGATGCGCACGGTCGGCCGTCAGATCTCCATGAACGGCCCGGATCGGAACCCTAACCCCCTGTGGGCTTTTGGGCCGAAAGTGACCGCGGGCCAGGCCGAAGCAG GAGGctttcacttgatgagttgcctaaaagaaGTTCCGACACTCAGAGGTAACAACCACACTAAGTGGAGGAAGAAAGTTGAACTGGCATTTATTTGTACTGATCTTGACTGGGTTGTGGTGAAACCACAGCCGGTCAGACCCACAGAGCCAGTAAGAGAGGCCACTGATGATGATGCTGCATGGGCTAAAAAGAAGGGGGACTATGCTCCTTTGGAGCAGTCCTACCTCATAGATAAccaaaagtgggtcaatgcaaacaaaaagtgcatggcttttataaagaatacaattgagagcgccattgtgggctccattccagagtgcactttcgcatgggagttgcttacaaagataaagagccagttcactggCTCTTCAAAGATCTATGCCACCCAGGTGTTAGAGCAACTGGTGACAGAACGCTACACAGGTGGTAGTCGTggaataagagagcacatcctcaggATGAGTAATATGGCAGCAAAGCTCAAGCCCATGGATGCGGATCTGGAGATCAAACCAGCGCTCCTGGTCCACCTGGTCATGGCTTCACTGCCACAGGAGTTTGCAACTTTTGTTGTAAACTATaatatgtcacctggaacatgggacattgaaaagacaatagcaatgtgtgtccaagaagaggacagACTCAAAGCCGCACATGGTGGTTCAATCAACTATGTGAAGGATtggaagaaaaagaactacaatcaaaacaacaaaagttCTCCTTCAAAGAATGGAAAAGCCCCCTATCAGCATCAGCATCAGCAACAACCTTTCTCAGTGGACAAAGACACGTGTCTCCACTGCAAGCAGAAAgggcattacaagaaagactgCGCTGCTTGGCTGAAGTCAGTCATGGCAAAAAGAG ggattccattcgacgcgaactacgctaagaagcgaaagacgcattga